From a region of the Epinephelus fuscoguttatus linkage group LG21, E.fuscoguttatus.final_Chr_v1 genome:
- the LOC125882198 gene encoding stefin-C-like → MPGAWSETKDATEEIQKICDQVKGPVEAVTDRKYTVYRAVKYRSQVVAGENFLIKVDVGEDYDHLSVHHKLPCDGGEVVLRGVEQHRAKDAPLVPFTN, encoded by the exons ATGCCTGGAGCCTGGAGTGAGACAAAGGACGCCACTGAGGAAATTCAGAAGATTTGTGATCAG gtgaaGGGGCCAGTGGAGGCTGTCACAGATCGGAAGTATACAGTCTACAGAGCAGTCAAATACAGGAGTCAGGTTGTGGCTGGAGAGAACTTCCTCatcaag GTTGATGTTGGAGAGGACTATGATCATCTGAGCGTACATCACAAACTTCCATGTGATGGAGGAGAGGTTGTGCTGCGCGGTGTCGAGCAGCACAGAGCCAAAGACGCCCCGCTCGTACCTTTCACCAACTGA